From Syngnathus scovelli strain Florida chromosome 14, RoL_Ssco_1.2, whole genome shotgun sequence, one genomic window encodes:
- the foxi2 gene encoding forkhead box protein I2 produces MIDPESHRQNHQSQHQSSAGKGAQEGPDMAVYYDSLSGMYHHHYHHHHHHPSQQQQHTQPQHTQQPQNLQPSAHRAAGFGLGEYGSPPSPYLWGVNPAPAAAPYLHAGSPSAPFGPPGYGSPRPFLGAGSSAFGGPELGWLSVASQEELLKLVRPPYSYSALIAMAIQNAHGKKLTLSQIYAYVADNFPFYKKSKAGWQNSIRHNLSLNDCFKKVPRDEDDPGKGNYWTLDPNCEKMFDNGNFRRKRKRRSDPASTPATAKMEDGAQVPAPKAADSPQLPGPPSPSDMDALSESLKTPSTSCYSNFYSSMSSLGGAAAPGSRQAGPLGLLSELSSRNISALQAPYHAGAQQDLAAASEHGGEAAHVNRGVYYNALGGGQGGQFNSHLYNGFSVNSLIYPRDGAEL; encoded by the exons ATGATCGATCCCGAGTCCCACCGCCAAAACCACCAGAGCCAGCATCAGTCCTCCGCAGGCAAAGGCGCTCAGGAGGGCCCGGACATGGCCGTGTACTACGACTCCCTTAGCGGCATGTACCACCACCActaccaccatcatcatcatcatccctcTCAACAGCAACAGCACACGCAGCCGCAGCACACGCAGCAGCCTCAGAACCTTCAGCCCTCCGCTCACCGAGCCGCTGGCTTCGGCCTGGGCGAGTACGGCTCCCCACCCAGCCCGTACCTGTGGGGCGTCAACCCGGCCCCGGCTGCGGCGCCGTACCTGCACGCCGGCAGCCCCTCCGCCCCCTTCGGCCCGCCGGGGTACGGCTCCCCGAGGCCGTTTCTGGGCGCCGGCTCGTCCGCCTTCGGCGGCCCGGAGCTGGGTTGGCTGTCAGTGGCCAGCCAGGAGGAGCTGCTGAAACTAGTGCGGCCGCCCTACTCGTACTCGGCGCTGATCGCCATGGCCATCCAGAACGCGCACGGCAAGAAGCTGACGCTGAGTCAGATCTACGCCTACGTGGCCGATAACTTCCCCTTCTACAAGAAAAGTAAGGCCGgatggcagaactccatccgccACAACCTGTCTCTCAACGACTGCTTCAAGAAGGTGCCGCGCGACGAGGACGACCCCG GCAAAGGAAACTATTGGACGTTGGACCCCAACTGCGAGAAAATGTTTGACAACGGAAACTTCAGACGGAAAAGGAAGCGACGGTCCGACCCGGCATCTACACCGGCGACCGCCAAGATGGAGGACGGCGCGCAGGTCCCTGCTCCCAAAGCCGCCGACAGCCCTCAGCTCCCGGGCCCGCCCTCGCCCTCCGATATGGACGCCCTGAGCGAGAGCCTCAAAACGCCGTCGACGTCATGCTATAGCAACTTTTACAGCAGCATGTCCTCCTTGGGGGGAGCGGCGGCCCCCGGGAGCAGACAGGCAGGTCCACTGGGCCTGCTCAGTGAGCTCTCCAGCAGGAACATTAGCGCCCTGCAGGCCCCGTACCATGCAGGCGCCCAGCAGGACCTGGCGGCGGCGTCCGAGCATGGCGGCGAGGCTGCGCATGTCAACCGCGGCGTGTACTACAACGCCTTGGGAGGGGGGCAGGGCGGACAATTCAACAGCCACTTGTACAACGGCTTCAGCGTCAACAGCCTCATCTACCCCCGAGATGGGGCTGAGCTATAG